The following is a genomic window from Malus sylvestris chromosome 7, drMalSylv7.2, whole genome shotgun sequence.
tcttcaaagtTAACTTATatgtattatataattgtagtCTACAACTAAACAAACGAATCACTCGAGTGGGGGCATCTGCCACTAGTGAGCCTTAGTTGGCTCCATCCATGCTTGTAACCGCAACGAACTTTATGTCATTGTATCTGGATGCAAAACTTTCAGACTTGTACCGTGCAACGAAATGGTGAAATTAAGCATATCATAGATTGCCAATTGAAATGTTCACTCGTTGAAGAATACCTCAAGTTTCATATCCTGACGGAACATGAACGAAAAGAATGGAAAATTATGCCAGGCCTTGCATGAGGAAGCGGCAGCGAAGTATGCAACATATCAATGACTTTATAACGAAATATCAAACCTGACAGTACGATATTGATGACTAAGCGTCTGAATCTAAATGATCCGGATTACGAATCTTTGTCCTTGGGTACATTTCTGGGAAGTTTGTTGAAAACACCATCATCCACTATTTTATAATGCTTTGAAAACTGCCGGTGGATCTTTCCGCAACACCTATCCACGGTCTCTTCATATTTGCTGTATAAGGCTGGAAGTGTTATCGACAAGATTGAACCTGCGACCACGAAAGAACTTTCTTTAGTATAAAACGTCACAAGGCACATGAATGTATTCAGACCTGAACGAATAGTAAAGCAAAATCAGGAAGGGAGAAGTTCTCCCGGAGAACTGTCATACAAACATTGCATATAGCTACATGATATGCCAAATAATACCAATAAAACCCCATACAAGACATCACAGATCATTCATTTGATAGTCCCAGGAGGATGAAGCACACACCGATATAGGCAAGCGTAAAGAAGGAGAAAAAGCTGCCAATGACGGACAAGAGCCACAAACAAACCACCACCTGTCAAAAATATAGTAGCTTGGTAAGACAGTAATAGCTACAGATGCAAAGTAGCATGTGAACACCttgtagtttcagaaataaAATAGATCCTGCAAATATAATTCAAACCCAGCGATTCCTGTATTATTATCGTAACATTAATACTGACCTTGAAGAATAGTCTAAAGTCTTTGCCAAGAGTGATGTCATGAGCCATAAGCAGCACATTGTTGATTTTAACACGGAACGACGCTGCAACATTATGAACCATTTCCTCTGATACAACTAGCTCCGGTAATGTTTGCAGTTGTCTACACAAAGAATATGATAGTTATCCTAATTGAAAACAGTCCCAATTCTAGGGAATATGATAGTTATCCTAATTGAAAACAGTTCCAATTCTAGGGTAATAAAATACCAGGGAAGAGGGTAGAAATTCTTACTTATTTCTGAAATCAGCATAGTTGGCACAAAGGAATAAGAGTACAACCAAAATCAGCAAGACATCTGCACAAATTGATAAGAATGATAGTCCAGACCGCTCGAACACAAGCCAAGAAACTGTAGCAACAATGATAGTGCCAAAGGAAACACGCCCCCGCTTCCACAACAAAATATCAGCagctaaaaagaaaaagagatacAGTGAAGAAAAGAATAAAGACAATGTTGACAAATCAAGATAGGCATATATGCAAAGACACGCTGCAGGTAAGAAATGATGTAAGACAGTGATATTGGCAGCCAATTTCATGTAAACTAACTTGATACTTTCTATTTTAACAAGTGAAAACCATTCTCGGGTCAGTCACTACAATATTCAGATACTTAAAATCCAACTCCTACATTCAAGTTGTTCACATATGCATGAATGAATAACGAGGGAACAACAAGCCTAGCCATTTACAAAAGACTCTTCAGGAAGAGCAAATGTGACAGGAAAAGAACCAGGCAATTTGTACACACATACTGAGAGGCAAATGTGATATTCCAAACAACTGGACAATGGGGCATACTGGGTGAGCACAACTAGAAGCCTAGGATATATCTACCAGATTCAAACTTGTCTGCATGCATCAGATCATAACACAAATATGCTGTGCTTAAACCTTGCATTATGGAACGATGGCATTTGCTCCTCTATCACAGATTCACGATACTTCGACTCTTGTAAGGAATGTGCTGGTAGAGTCAATACGATGCAAATTAACTCAACGAAACGAATAAAGTTAGCTTGCTCTTCTGTTTCCCCAAGTCTAACACATAATTCAAGGAGCAAGCTTTGCGACACAGCGCTCTCCTACAAAAAAATGCAAGTGATTCCGCTCCAAGAATGCCATTAAACCCTCCTTCTTCCCCTCTTTAACTCTCAGGCATCCTTTTTCCTCCAGCAGTTGCAACTAACCACACATTCTTTTCAACTAAAGAGCACAATAATCAACTGCCCGCTTTACCGCAACCTCTACATTACGCCTTTACTCATCCGTTGACTCTCGCCATCTAACGCCGGTCTAATTTCTAATCAACCGGCAACATAGACACTTCAAGACAaaccagaactacattcaagtTGACCATTCAATTCTACAAACTAAATGCAACCCAATATTGCTTCATCTCACATAATTAAGAACCCAAAAGGCATAACATTTTCGTTTTCGCAAGAAGCTAAAAACACAACATTTTCATTTTCGCAGATTATCAAGTGACAAAACCCCCAAAATTTAAAAGATGGAAAGGAAATTATAGAGATACCCCACAAACCCAAATTCCAGAAATGTTCTAGAAGTTTCAATCTTTCAATAATTAAAgtcaaaataaaacaaaaagtttcAATCTTTGCCCACCTCGACCGCCGCCCAAGCAATTGTGCACTGACTCTTGACGGCCAAACAACCGATACGCAGCGCCGCAGGATGCGGCGGTGTAAGAAGTGGAAGGCACCGCCTTCCGTCCATCCCCATCTCCCTCTGTGCTGCATAATTCTTGTGAATTCTCCATCAAGCAAAGCAACGAAGAGTACGCAGTTATGAAATTCGTCGGTGTTCCTCGAATAACTGAAACGGAGAGAACAGGTTCCTCTGTTATGATCTAAATCATCTGACGTTTGAAGACTTTGGTCTGCACGGGATTCTTTGCCGGGACACCTGTCCAATTGAGTAACGACAAAAACAGGGTACCaaaagaaatttggaaaaatacaggaactttaacgaaaagcactcgatactgtttactttaacgaaaaaccacatttttacactaaaaagtcaatcatagaactattcactttaccctttattttgttcttattattaaaattcaaaattttcaaacatttttcattag
Proteins encoded in this region:
- the LOC126627893 gene encoding reticulon-like protein B16, with product MENSQELCSTEGDGDGRKAVPSTSYTAASCGAAYRLFGRQESVHNCLGGGRAADILLWKRGRVSFGTIIVATVSWLVFERSGLSFLSICADVLLILVVLLFLCANYADFRNKQLQTLPELVVSEEMVHNVAASFRVKINNVLLMAHDITLGKDFRLFFKVVVCLWLLSVIGSFFSFFTLAYIGSILSITLPALYSKYEETVDRCCGKIHRQFSKHYKIVDDGVFNKLPRNVPKDKDS